In Bradyrhizobium sp. 1(2017), one DNA window encodes the following:
- a CDS encoding DUF4043 family protein encodes MQFEPALRDCVGDACAEFRAAALEGEEERRVDSLDVDAAILHGRDAGGQFDQLAGSGFRAGIGPLVSVLLESDGKQVNIPLVNQLSGDGVGAGTLRGKEEMMDSYGFPIWADWARNAVANNRASNKESSFNVRSTARDLLRGWARRIVRDDLVDTLLSIPTASIQAGRLQEPGNRVNGVKWSAASAAQKNSWNVANYDRVLYGAALGNYAATVAASLLNVDGAADKMSAAIGSLAKSLAKQSGVDPNNPGVYNGRPKITPWEIEELDEEMYVCFLGDRAFQSLQNDPAMLQANRDARAREGSPTTTNPIFTGGALKYDGILYKNIPEITQRLLLKQAGAASVDVEPFFLCGQAAMAYATGQLPRPTQLEDGDYDFVTGLGIEAQYGVGKIAKAPLTVPNATAGDLVDWGMVTGFVAAPTPA; translated from the coding sequence GTGCAGTTCGAGCCAGCCCTTCGCGACTGCGTAGGCGATGCCTGCGCCGAATTCCGCGCCGCTGCCCTTGAGGGTGAAGAGGAACGGCGCGTTGATTCTCTCGATGTAGATGCGGCCATCCTGCACGGGCGGGATGCTGGAGGCCAGTTCGATCAGCTTGCGGGCAGCGGCTTCCGCGCTGGCATAGGGCCGCTCGTCAGCGTGCTTCTCGAAAGCGACGGCAAGCAGGTCAACATCCCGCTCGTCAACCAGCTGTCTGGTGATGGCGTCGGTGCTGGCACCCTGCGCGGCAAAGAAGAGATGATGGACAGCTACGGCTTCCCCATCTGGGCCGACTGGGCACGCAACGCGGTTGCCAACAACCGCGCGTCCAACAAGGAAAGCTCGTTCAACGTCCGCTCCACCGCCCGCGATCTGCTGCGCGGCTGGGCACGGCGCATTGTGCGTGACGACCTCGTTGACACGCTGCTCTCGATCCCGACCGCCTCGATCCAGGCGGGCCGCCTCCAGGAGCCGGGCAACCGCGTCAACGGCGTGAAGTGGTCGGCTGCGTCCGCTGCCCAGAAGAACAGCTGGAACGTTGCCAACTACGACCGCGTGCTGTACGGCGCGGCGCTGGGCAACTACGCGGCGACCGTCGCGGCGTCGCTGCTGAACGTCGATGGCGCCGCCGACAAGATGTCGGCCGCCATCGGCTCGCTCGCCAAGTCGCTGGCGAAGCAGTCCGGTGTCGATCCGAACAACCCCGGCGTCTACAACGGCCGCCCCAAGATCACCCCCTGGGAGATCGAGGAGCTGGACGAGGAAATGTACGTTTGCTTCCTGGGCGACCGTGCATTCCAGTCGCTGCAGAACGACCCGGCGATGCTCCAGGCCAACCGCGACGCGCGCGCCCGTGAGGGCTCACCGACCACCACCAACCCGATCTTCACGGGTGGTGCGCTGAAGTACGACGGCATCCTCTACAAGAACATCCCGGAGATCACGCAGCGCCTGCTGTTGAAGCAGGCGGGCGCCGCCTCGGTCGATGTCGAGCCGTTCTTCCTCTGCGGTCAGGCCGCCATGGCCTACGCCACCGGCCAGCTGCCGCGCCCGACGCAGCTGGAAGACGGCGACTACGACTTCGTCACCGGCCTCGGCATCGAGGCGCAGTACGGCGTCGGCAAGATCGCCAAGGCTCCGCTCACCGTGCCGAACGCCACGGCGGGCGATCTCGTGGACTGGGGCATGGTCACCGGCTTCGTCGCCGCGCCGACCCCGGCCTAA
- a CDS encoding Crp/Fnr family transcriptional regulator, translating into MAPLPRLGNRLLEALPPEELTLLAPQSRKTSFDFGAVLVRTGDEFKQVYFPLSGAIAFLVEMSDGHIVASTLMGSEGAVGALSILSPSRSPITATAYVAGAALQVPVSQLQLAFEQSTTVRRVLRLHLRTQLMQLNNAAACNAVHPVHCRMARWLLELRDRTTDNRIQLTQEALAQLLGVRRTTVTLTMARLRAAGCISSDGRGMLEVNRGRLEKMACECYAVMRDRVKHMYDEELVAA; encoded by the coding sequence ATGGCGCCCTTGCCTCGGCTTGGGAATAGACTTCTGGAGGCATTGCCTCCCGAGGAACTCACCTTGCTCGCGCCCCAAAGCCGGAAAACGTCATTCGATTTTGGCGCGGTATTGGTGCGAACGGGAGATGAGTTCAAACAAGTCTATTTCCCCCTCAGTGGGGCGATAGCGTTCCTCGTTGAAATGTCAGACGGGCACATTGTCGCGTCAACTCTCATGGGCTCGGAAGGAGCGGTCGGGGCTCTTTCCATTCTAAGTCCTTCGCGGTCGCCAATCACGGCAACTGCCTACGTCGCCGGAGCCGCGCTCCAAGTGCCAGTCTCGCAGTTGCAGCTTGCCTTTGAGCAAAGCACCACAGTTAGACGGGTTCTCCGCCTCCATCTCCGCACACAATTGATGCAGCTCAACAACGCAGCGGCCTGCAATGCGGTGCATCCGGTGCATTGCCGTATGGCTCGATGGTTGCTTGAGCTTCGCGACCGCACTACGGACAACCGCATTCAGCTCACGCAGGAGGCGCTAGCCCAACTTCTCGGGGTGCGCCGAACGACCGTGACGCTAACAATGGCCAGGCTTCGGGCGGCGGGCTGCATCTCTTCAGACGGACGAGGAATGCTCGAAGTCAACAGAGGACGGCTGGAGAAGATGGCGTGCGAGTGTTACGCCGTGATGCGAGACAGAGTTAAGCACATGTACGATGAGGAGTTAGTGGCCGCATAA
- a CDS encoding helix-turn-helix domain-containing protein has translation MNVTKKKKARVARVERLGKKVEVDVEREIGTRVRLARLAKNMSQQELGAEFGLSFQQIQKYEKGTNRVAGSSSRKPPATGDHA, from the coding sequence ATGAACGTGACAAAGAAAAAGAAGGCGCGCGTGGCGCGCGTCGAGCGACTGGGCAAGAAGGTGGAAGTCGATGTCGAGCGCGAGATCGGCACGCGCGTGCGGTTGGCGCGGCTCGCCAAGAACATGAGCCAGCAAGAACTCGGCGCCGAGTTCGGCCTCTCCTTCCAGCAGATACAGAAATACGAAAAAGGCACCAACCGCGTGGCCGGGTCATCGTCGCGAAAACCACCAGCGACTGGCGATCACGCATGA
- a CDS encoding ArsR family transcriptional regulator → MHATRKVRPADLAATANKMLLHLLHSIFLKRYARGQPKRFGAALELMMVSMMVSVTTRDGKPLTASGLAKKLLMPRSTVDRHLKRLLTDGAVEICKRRYCADLDVLDGYVMSKAHVDRDIKAIETCLTELKRLRALLRDTLRD, encoded by the coding sequence ATGCACGCCACCCGAAAAGTGCGCCCGGCCGATCTTGCGGCCACCGCCAACAAGATGCTGCTTCACCTGCTGCACAGCATCTTCCTCAAGCGCTACGCGCGCGGCCAGCCCAAGCGATTTGGCGCAGCGCTCGAACTGATGATGGTCTCGATGATGGTGTCGGTGACCACGCGCGACGGAAAACCCCTCACCGCCAGCGGCCTTGCCAAGAAGCTGCTGATGCCCCGCAGCACGGTGGACCGCCACCTGAAGCGATTGCTGACGGACGGCGCCGTGGAAATCTGCAAACGCCGCTACTGCGCCGACCTCGACGTGCTCGACGGCTACGTGATGTCGAAGGCGCATGTTGACCGCGACATCAAGGCCATCGAGACCTGCCTCACTGAACTGAAGCGGCTGCGCGCATTGTTGCGCGATACACTTCGTGATTAG
- a CDS encoding tyrosine-type recombinase/integrase — MPYITDAHLKASATRQNISDDPVRGQKGFVLRTTPNGVFSFYYQFLNKNRLHPETGKPVREWHLIGEHPDWSVARARVEATRLAGLVAGGKSLSAERKQVQALARSTGRTFEQMHDAYLAYCAEPVLRRWGAVPRKESHENIRSQLSRPLAWWRSRVVSEITGQEVMDLYRSYVAEKHPAQANSVLATLRTMFGWGLHPDRAFVTANPCPILKGDDRVTERSEIEDGRVLTAEQLRALWFGLDDPKCPGRRLTKLVFKLSLVTMLRTGEVVAIRREDIGADAVTIPLALTKGRRSPKARDLVQPLNSLAREILGEVFSIGDANREYAFPKARGGRKSRSAAQTKKPYMEQRSLTILTRASGDNRDQIGIAEYLGLPPDLTPHDLRRTGACILEQLGYSDAEIGKVMTHKTKDKDAAVVTRKHYLVPVKIIARDIVDPRVKALDDLDAALREILELPQASEQLPPPPKQIADAA; from the coding sequence ATGCCGTACATCACCGACGCTCACCTGAAAGCTTCCGCGACCCGTCAGAACATCAGCGACGACCCGGTGCGGGGCCAGAAAGGCTTCGTGCTGCGCACCACCCCGAACGGGGTGTTCAGCTTCTACTATCAGTTTCTCAACAAGAACCGCCTGCACCCCGAGACCGGCAAGCCGGTGCGCGAGTGGCACCTGATCGGCGAGCACCCGGACTGGTCGGTCGCCCGCGCCCGTGTCGAGGCCACCCGGCTCGCCGGGCTGGTTGCGGGGGGCAAGAGCCTCAGCGCCGAGCGCAAGCAGGTGCAGGCGCTCGCCCGGTCCACCGGCCGCACATTCGAGCAGATGCATGACGCCTACCTCGCCTACTGCGCCGAGCCGGTGCTGCGCCGCTGGGGCGCCGTGCCGCGCAAGGAGAGCCACGAGAACATTCGCAGCCAGCTGTCGCGCCCTTTGGCGTGGTGGCGCAGCCGCGTCGTCAGCGAGATCACCGGGCAGGAGGTGATGGACCTGTACCGCTCCTACGTTGCCGAGAAGCACCCGGCGCAAGCCAACAGTGTACTGGCCACCCTGCGCACCATGTTCGGCTGGGGCCTGCATCCCGACCGTGCGTTCGTGACGGCGAACCCCTGCCCGATCCTGAAGGGCGACGACCGTGTCACCGAGCGCTCCGAGATCGAGGACGGTCGCGTGCTCACCGCCGAGCAACTGCGCGCGCTCTGGTTCGGCCTCGATGACCCGAAGTGTCCCGGCCGCCGCCTGACCAAGCTGGTCTTCAAGCTGTCGCTGGTCACCATGCTGCGCACCGGAGAGGTCGTCGCCATCCGCCGCGAGGATATCGGTGCCGATGCGGTGACCATCCCCCTCGCCCTCACAAAGGGCCGCCGCTCGCCCAAGGCGCGCGACTTGGTGCAGCCGCTCAACAGCCTTGCCCGCGAGATACTCGGCGAGGTGTTTTCGATTGGGGATGCGAACCGCGAATACGCCTTCCCGAAAGCGCGCGGTGGCCGCAAGTCACGCAGCGCGGCGCAGACCAAAAAGCCCTACATGGAGCAGCGGTCGCTCACCATCCTTACGCGCGCCTCCGGTGACAATCGCGACCAGATCGGCATTGCCGAATATCTCGGCCTGCCGCCCGACCTCACACCGCACGATCTGCGCCGCACGGGTGCCTGCATCCTTGAACAGCTGGGCTACAGCGACGCCGAGATCGGCAAGGTGATGACGCACAAGACGAAGGACAAGGACGCCGCCGTCGTCACCCGCAAGCATTACCTCGTGCCGGTCAAGATCATCGCGCGCGACATCGTCGATCCGCGCGTGAAGGCTCTCGACGATCTCGACGCCGCGCTGCGTGAGATACTCGAACTGCCGCAGGCCAGCGAGCAGCTGCCGCCACCGCCGAAGCAGATCGCCGACGCCGCCTGA
- a CDS encoding DUF2778 domain-containing protein, with the protein MLSLAAIALALGAAAWVADMGDSTPLVSAALPPTNAPSFEDRFASASGNPPARELGLRTLERSALNAVQLKLRDAKAMLAEKLQGDDWRSTLTDDDRSTADETRPSQRADAIPMPRSRPPQADFSAQIASSQAYAESNPRVDNRNFFERFTDKIKLASLTPGDGLFAKAPDLAALGYDSRTAVYDISAKAVYLPSGVALEAHSGLGALMDDPDHVDRRMVGATPPATYDLKPREKPFHGVRALRMTPVEGTSALGRVGLLTHNYLLGPRGDSNGCVSIKDYDRFIKAYDNGEFNRLVVVPNLRGSATASQRASTDS; encoded by the coding sequence TTGCTGTCTCTGGCAGCGATCGCGCTGGCGCTTGGCGCTGCCGCGTGGGTTGCGGATATGGGCGACTCGACCCCGCTGGTGTCCGCCGCATTGCCGCCGACCAATGCCCCTTCATTCGAGGACCGTTTCGCGTCGGCCTCCGGCAATCCGCCCGCCCGCGAACTTGGCCTTCGGACCCTGGAGCGCTCTGCCCTGAATGCGGTGCAGCTCAAGCTTCGCGATGCCAAGGCGATGCTTGCCGAGAAGCTCCAGGGCGACGATTGGCGCTCGACCCTGACCGATGACGACCGGTCCACGGCCGACGAGACGAGGCCCTCGCAGCGGGCCGACGCCATCCCGATGCCGCGCTCGCGTCCGCCGCAGGCGGACTTCTCCGCCCAGATCGCCTCGAGCCAGGCCTATGCGGAGAGCAACCCCAGGGTCGACAACCGCAATTTCTTCGAAAGATTCACCGACAAGATCAAGCTGGCCTCGCTGACGCCCGGCGACGGCCTGTTCGCAAAGGCGCCCGATCTCGCCGCGCTCGGCTACGATTCGCGCACGGCGGTCTATGACATCTCGGCCAAGGCGGTCTATCTGCCGAGCGGCGTGGCGCTCGAGGCCCATTCCGGCCTGGGCGCGCTGATGGACGACCCGGACCATGTCGACCGGCGGATGGTTGGTGCGACGCCGCCGGCGACCTATGATCTAAAACCGCGCGAAAAGCCGTTCCATGGCGTCCGGGCGCTGCGCATGACCCCCGTCGAGGGCACCAGCGCGCTCGGCCGTGTCGGTCTCCTGACGCACAATTACCTGCTCGGACCGCGCGGCGATTCCAACGGCTGCGTCTCGATCAAAGACTATGATCGCTTCATCAAGGCCTACGACAATGGCGAGTTCAATCGTCTCGTCGTCGTGCCGAACCTGCGCGGATCGGCGACCGCCTCGCAGCGCGCCAGCACCGATTCCTGA
- a CDS encoding SMI1/KNR4 family protein, with product MEFVEFIAGVDHAGAEQPTEAALAGFESSIGCRLPDDYRRFLLACAGGYHQGSAEFNWPQGHWAGAVQEVLGLRRDECSLVQTRRTPQWPTVDELLWIMSDHGGNPICMTIDETHFGRIWFMDHEVAEYEKPWTLAQAMSDKWGYVLPLAPTFSDFIAGLYEEAAAA from the coding sequence ATGGAATTTGTAGAATTCATCGCAGGCGTCGATCACGCCGGCGCGGAGCAGCCGACCGAAGCGGCGCTCGCCGGCTTCGAGAGCTCCATCGGCTGCCGGTTGCCGGACGATTATCGCCGCTTCCTGCTGGCCTGCGCCGGCGGTTATCATCAGGGGTCGGCCGAGTTCAACTGGCCGCAGGGGCACTGGGCTGGCGCGGTACAGGAGGTCCTGGGATTGCGGCGCGACGAATGCTCGCTGGTCCAGACGCGCCGGACGCCGCAGTGGCCGACGGTCGATGAGCTGTTGTGGATCATGAGCGACCATGGCGGCAATCCGATCTGCATGACCATCGACGAGACCCATTTCGGCAGGATCTGGTTCATGGACCACGAGGTTGCCGAGTACGAGAAGCCGTGGACGCTGGCGCAGGCGATGTCCGACAAATGGGGCTATGTCCTGCCGCTTGCACCGACATTCAGCGATTTCATCGCCGGCCTCTACGAGGAAGCCGCGGCCGCGTGA
- a CDS encoding TRAP transporter substrate-binding protein — MKRRTFLKGGAVAGATTLVAAPAIAQSAPEIKWRLTSSFPKSLDTIYGTAQTFAKYVAEATDNKFQIQTFAAGELVPGLQALDAVSSASVEMAQTPLYFYIGKEPALAYATGAPFGMNHRHQESWWHFGGGADLTNEALKPFKTHAILCGNSGTQMGGWFRKEIKTVDDLKGLKFRIAGMGGHVLARLGVVPQQIAGGDIYPALEKGTIDAVEFVGPYDDEKLGFQKVAKYYYFPGWWEGGAMLHMIVNDEKWASLPKQYQAIVNQAGSAAGAWMLEKYDSVNPAALKRLIANGAELRAFPQPVLEACYNATQEHLNELAAKSDLFKRTKESHDAYMKELLFYTQIAENFYDNYLLSKTRNKT; from the coding sequence ATGAAACGCCGTACATTCCTCAAGGGCGGCGCAGTCGCCGGCGCGACGACGCTGGTTGCGGCCCCTGCGATCGCGCAGAGCGCGCCGGAGATCAAATGGCGCCTGACCTCGAGCTTCCCCAAGTCGCTCGATACCATCTACGGCACGGCGCAGACCTTCGCGAAATATGTCGCCGAAGCCACCGACAACAAATTCCAGATCCAGACCTTCGCGGCGGGCGAGCTCGTGCCCGGCCTGCAAGCGCTCGATGCCGTTAGCTCCGCTTCGGTGGAGATGGCGCAGACGCCGCTTTATTTCTACATCGGCAAGGAGCCCGCGCTGGCCTACGCCACCGGCGCGCCCTTCGGCATGAACCATCGCCATCAGGAATCATGGTGGCACTTCGGCGGCGGCGCCGACCTCACCAACGAAGCGCTCAAGCCGTTCAAGACGCACGCGATCCTCTGCGGCAATTCCGGCACCCAGATGGGCGGTTGGTTCCGCAAGGAGATCAAGACCGTCGACGACCTCAAGGGCCTGAAATTCCGCATCGCCGGCATGGGTGGCCATGTGCTGGCGCGGCTCGGCGTGGTCCCGCAGCAGATCGCCGGGGGCGACATCTATCCGGCGCTGGAGAAGGGCACGATCGACGCAGTCGAGTTCGTCGGCCCCTATGACGATGAGAAGCTCGGCTTCCAGAAGGTCGCCAAATACTATTACTTCCCCGGCTGGTGGGAAGGCGGCGCCATGCTGCATATGATCGTCAACGACGAAAAATGGGCGTCGCTGCCGAAGCAGTACCAGGCAATCGTCAACCAGGCCGGCTCGGCGGCCGGGGCCTGGATGCTCGAAAAGTACGACAGCGTGAATCCGGCGGCCCTGAAGCGGCTGATCGCCAATGGCGCGGAGCTGAGGGCGTTCCCGCAGCCGGTGCTTGAGGCCTGCTACAACGCGACCCAGGAGCATCTGAACGAGCTCGCCGCCAAGAGCGACCTGTTCAAGCGGACCAAGGAGAGCCACGACGCCTATATGAAGGAGCTCTTGTTCTACACGCAGATCGCGGAGAATTTTTACGACAACTATCTGCTCAGCAAGACACGCAACAAGACCTGA
- a CDS encoding ABC transporter ATP-binding protein, whose amino-acid sequence MAGMSSAPFISLQGVRKVYRSGGAEFLAVSDVTMDVQEGELVSLVGPSGCGKTTVMKILAGLHGADGGTVKIGNARSSFDPTRDIGMVFQQALLLKWRTIMDNVLLPAEIVGLPMKAARERARDLLNLVGLAGYEQKYPQQLSGGMQQRTAIARAFIHDPKLILMDEPFGALDALTREQMNLEMLRIWRESGKTIVFVTHSIQEAVFLSSHCAVLTAGPAKMADYFPIDLPFPRDLPLKTTDAFGAYARRIYAKLGLGAA is encoded by the coding sequence ATGGCTGGCATGAGCTCGGCCCCCTTCATCAGCCTGCAAGGCGTCCGCAAGGTCTATCGCAGCGGCGGCGCCGAGTTCCTGGCGGTGTCCGACGTCACCATGGACGTGCAGGAAGGCGAGCTGGTCTCGCTGGTCGGCCCCTCCGGCTGCGGCAAGACCACGGTGATGAAGATCCTGGCCGGCCTGCACGGCGCCGACGGCGGCACCGTCAAGATCGGCAACGCCAGGAGCTCGTTCGATCCGACCCGCGACATCGGCATGGTGTTCCAGCAGGCGCTGCTCCTGAAGTGGCGCACCATCATGGACAACGTGCTCTTGCCGGCCGAGATCGTCGGCCTGCCGATGAAGGCCGCGCGCGAGCGGGCGCGCGATCTGCTCAATCTGGTCGGGCTTGCCGGCTACGAGCAGAAATATCCGCAGCAGCTTTCCGGCGGCATGCAGCAGCGCACCGCGATCGCGCGCGCTTTCATCCACGATCCAAAGCTGATCCTGATGGACGAGCCGTTTGGCGCGCTGGACGCCTTGACGCGCGAGCAGATGAATCTGGAGATGCTGCGGATCTGGCGCGAGAGCGGCAAGACCATCGTCTTCGTCACGCACTCGATCCAGGAAGCCGTCTTTCTGTCCTCGCATTGCGCGGTGCTGACCGCCGGACCCGCGAAGATGGCCGACTATTTCCCGATCGACCTGCCCTTCCCGCGCGACCTGCCGCTGAAGACCACCGACGCGTTCGGGGCGTATGCAAGAAGGATCTATGCGAAGCTGGGATTGGGAGCGGCGTAA
- a CDS encoding dihydrodipicolinate synthase family protein: MHHSQINSDVRKLIADGTVLPAHPLALTSERQLDKTHQRALTRYYIDAGSGGLAVGVHTTQFAIRDVGLYRPVLELAAETAASWTKRPLAMVAGLAGPTRQAVAEARTARDIGYHAGLLSLAAMKTASEDEIIAHCTSVAAEIPLVGFYLQPAVGGVILSSQFWQRFASVDNVIAIKIAPFNRYRTLDVLRGVAAAGALDRVALYTGNDDHILLDLMLPFDLRDKGVTTRTYFKGGLLGHWSVWTASAIKQFERCKAARHKDSVPADLLALDARVTDCNSAFFDVANNFHGCIAGCHEVLRRQGLMKGLWCLDPNEGLSPGQTEEIDRVTREHADLSDDAFVAANLDKWLA, encoded by the coding sequence ATGCACCACAGCCAGATCAACAGCGACGTCCGCAAGCTGATCGCCGACGGCACCGTGCTGCCGGCGCACCCGCTCGCCCTCACCTCCGAGCGGCAACTCGACAAGACACACCAGCGCGCGCTCACGCGCTATTACATCGACGCGGGCTCCGGCGGCCTTGCCGTCGGCGTGCACACGACCCAGTTCGCGATCCGCGACGTCGGCCTCTACCGTCCCGTGCTCGAGCTCGCCGCGGAGACCGCCGCAAGCTGGACCAAGCGCCCGCTGGCGATGGTCGCAGGCCTCGCGGGTCCGACAAGACAGGCCGTCGCGGAGGCACGCACCGCACGCGACATCGGCTATCACGCCGGCCTGCTCAGCCTCGCTGCGATGAAGACCGCCTCCGAGGACGAGATCATCGCGCATTGCACGTCGGTCGCCGCCGAGATTCCTCTGGTCGGCTTCTATCTCCAGCCGGCCGTCGGCGGCGTCATCCTGTCCAGCCAATTCTGGCAGCGCTTCGCCTCCGTCGACAACGTCATCGCCATCAAGATCGCGCCGTTCAACCGCTACCGTACACTTGACGTGCTCCGCGGCGTGGCAGCCGCGGGCGCGCTCGACCGCGTCGCGCTCTACACCGGCAATGACGACCACATCCTGCTCGACCTGATGCTGCCGTTCGACCTGCGCGACAAGGGCGTCACGACGCGAACTTACTTCAAAGGCGGCCTGCTCGGCCATTGGTCGGTGTGGACCGCGAGCGCCATCAAGCAGTTCGAGCGCTGCAAGGCCGCGCGGCACAAGGACAGCGTGCCTGCGGACCTGCTCGCGCTCGATGCCCGCGTCACCGACTGCAACAGCGCCTTCTTCGACGTCGCCAACAATTTTCACGGCTGCATCGCCGGCTGCCACGAGGTGCTGCGGCGCCAGGGCCTGATGAAAGGTCTGTGGTGCCTCGATCCGAACGAGGGCCTCAGCCCCGGCCAGACCGAGGAGATCGACCGCGTCACGCGCGAGCACGCCGACCTCAGCGACGATGCATTCGTCGCCGCCAACCTGGACAAATGGCTGGCATGA
- a CDS encoding GNAT family N-acetyltransferase — MDATEAPLVLKLGVQDAIAGLALSTEAHWNQTEEDWYIFLRDGIVFGIRDGARLVATAALLPYSGNNAWISMVLVSGSHRRRGLATRLVDACLDTARKNGLTSWLDATPDGAAVYGPLGFTPTLQLRRLKLANPEPSSGPAPAAATLEALCARDRGATGFDRAALLAAFAQRSGSRIVAAEGAIALVRDGRTARHIGPLFADQAAEAVALVHAIARSESRPVLLDAVASQRAFLDGLLATGWTIERPFQRMRFGPATITAEEMPFAVAGPEFG; from the coding sequence ATGGACGCTACTGAGGCTCCGCTCGTCCTCAAGCTCGGCGTGCAGGACGCGATCGCGGGGCTCGCGCTCTCGACCGAAGCACACTGGAACCAGACCGAAGAGGATTGGTACATCTTCCTGCGCGACGGCATCGTGTTCGGCATTCGCGATGGCGCGCGACTGGTCGCGACCGCCGCCCTGCTGCCCTATTCCGGCAACAACGCCTGGATCAGCATGGTGCTGGTCTCAGGCTCGCACCGCCGCCGCGGCCTTGCAACGCGGCTCGTCGACGCCTGCCTGGACACAGCGCGCAAGAACGGCCTGACGAGCTGGCTCGACGCCACGCCCGACGGCGCCGCCGTCTACGGGCCACTGGGCTTCACGCCGACCTTGCAATTGCGCCGGCTGAAGCTGGCAAATCCCGAGCCGTCCTCCGGACCGGCACCGGCCGCCGCAACGCTCGAGGCGCTTTGTGCCCGCGACCGGGGAGCCACCGGCTTCGACCGAGCTGCCTTGCTCGCCGCCTTCGCGCAGCGCTCCGGGTCACGCATCGTCGCAGCTGAAGGCGCCATCGCCCTGGTTCGCGACGGCAGAACCGCGCGCCATATCGGCCCCCTGTTCGCCGATCAGGCTGCCGAAGCAGTGGCGCTGGTTCATGCGATCGCGCGGTCCGAGAGCCGTCCCGTCCTGCTCGACGCCGTCGCCTCGCAACGCGCATTCCTGGATGGATTGCTTGCGACTGGCTGGACCATCGAGCGGCCGTTCCAGCGCATGCGGTTCGGCCCCGCCACCATCACCGCCGAAGAAATGCCATTCGCCGTCGCCGGCCCTGAATTCGGATAG
- a CDS encoding NAD-dependent epimerase/dehydratase family protein: MLLTRQTLPKTIPDIAALDELLCRPTQALIDDLAKVEGDIMILGVAGKMGPTLAGLAKAAVPDRRVIGVARFSDATVKDWLHARGVETVNCDLMDERAIQALPKAPNIVFMAGRKFGAGGDLSLTWAMNAHVPALVAQAFPSSRIVAFSTGCIYPFVPVDGKGSTEEMAPNPPGEYAQSCVGRERMFEYFSRKFDTPGRLFRLNYAIDMRYGVLHDIATKVLTGTPIDVSLGHVNFIWQGDASAQALRCLAHCTAPTSPINVSGHEILAVRDLAQKFGARFGRAPVLTGKEEPTAWLTDTSQAVELFGLPVVDTEQLIAWTADWVSRAMPSLGKPTKYEVRDGRY; this comes from the coding sequence ATGCTGCTCACCCGCCAGACGCTGCCGAAGACCATCCCCGACATCGCGGCGCTCGACGAGCTCCTGTGCCGGCCGACGCAGGCCCTGATCGACGACCTCGCGAAGGTCGAAGGCGACATCATGATCCTCGGCGTCGCCGGCAAGATGGGGCCGACGCTGGCAGGACTGGCAAAAGCCGCCGTCCCGGATCGCCGCGTCATCGGCGTCGCGCGCTTCAGCGACGCCACCGTCAAGGATTGGCTGCACGCGCGCGGCGTCGAGACCGTCAATTGCGACCTGATGGACGAGCGCGCGATTCAAGCCCTGCCGAAAGCCCCCAACATCGTCTTCATGGCCGGTAGAAAATTCGGCGCCGGGGGCGATCTGTCGCTGACCTGGGCGATGAATGCGCATGTGCCGGCGCTGGTCGCGCAGGCCTTCCCCTCCTCCCGCATCGTGGCGTTCTCGACCGGCTGCATCTATCCGTTCGTGCCGGTCGACGGCAAAGGCTCGACCGAGGAGATGGCACCGAACCCGCCCGGCGAATACGCCCAGTCCTGCGTCGGCCGCGAGCGCATGTTCGAATATTTCTCGCGCAAGTTCGATACGCCCGGCCGGCTGTTCCGCCTCAATTACGCGATCGACATGCGCTATGGCGTCCTGCACGACATCGCCACGAAGGTGCTCACGGGTACGCCGATCGACGTCAGCCTGGGGCATGTCAACTTCATCTGGCAGGGCGATGCGTCGGCGCAGGCGCTGCGCTGCCTCGCCCATTGCACGGCGCCGACCTCGCCGATCAATGTCAGCGGCCACGAGATCCTGGCGGTGCGCGATCTCGCCCAGAAATTCGGCGCAAGGTTCGGCCGCGCGCCGGTGCTGACGGGCAAGGAGGAGCCGACCGCGTGGCTGACCGATACGTCGCAAGCGGTCGAGCTGTTCGGCCTGCCCGTCGTCGACACCGAGCAGTTGATCGCCTGGACCGCGGACTGGGTCTCGCGCGCTATGCCGAGCCTCGGCAAGCCCACCAAATACGAGGTGCGCGATGGACGCTACTGA